A genomic stretch from Aedes albopictus strain Foshan chromosome 2, AalbF5, whole genome shotgun sequence includes:
- the LOC109408039 gene encoding mucin-2-like → MESLVQQGVQIQTTALATTSAKEDCHIIGNARRGRFFSDGRCVPGYCGDTEGTTEGSASTVSSSTVVTESSTPLTTFELTTHQTPTTVDLETSTIIGTTTSDAASTVVTVTSTIVTSEATSNPSTELHTSTQPVTPSTITTSAIPEVTSTTQTESSSTMTTDETTESNTSTGSSSTETTSVTSAIAPESTPNTESSNLTSQITTKTTDSTQGSSTVATSSTTTAESPTMTTAFTTDSSTPTQPENPPTTDTSESTSSTPTEPPSTDPAVVCHGTGIALFPHPYRCDQYFVCIFGSGSLATCDGGLLFDRKSMVCVPAERVTCSVN, encoded by the exons ATGGAGTCCCTCGTTCAGCAAGGTGTTCAA ATACAGACAACTGCTCTAGCTACTACCAGTGCGAAGGAGGATTGCCACATTATAGGGAATGCGAGGAGGGGCAGATTTTTTTCTGATGGACGCTGCGTTCCTGGATATTGCGGAGATACGGAAGGTACCACTGAAGGTAGTGCTAGTACTGTTAGCTCTTCCACTGTGGTAACGGAGTCTTCTACGCCCCTCACGACTTTCGAATTGACTACACATCAAACACCAACCACTGTAGATTTGGAGACTTCTACGATTATTGGCACTACAACATCCGACGCAGCTTCAACAGTTGTCACAGTGACATCCACGATCGTAACATCAGAAGCGACGAGCAACCCAAGTACTGAACTTCACACTTCAACGCAACCTGTAACTCCATCGACCATCACAACGTCGGCCATACCAGAAGTGACTAGTACAACTCAAACTGAAAGTTCATCTACAATGACTACAGATGAGACAACTGAATCCAACACTTCGACAGGTAGTTCTTCAACAGAAACCACTAGCGTGACTTCGGCCATCGCTCCAGAATCAACTCCGAATACGGAATCGTCTAACCTGACTTCACAAATTACAACAAAAACCACTGATTCTACCCAGGGTTCTTCAACTGTCGCCACTTCATCCACCACGACTGCTGAATCGCCGACCATGACCACCGCATTTACCACCGATTCGAGCACCCCAACCCAACCCGAAAATCCACCGACGACGGATACATCGGAATCCACCAGCTCTACGCCAACCGAGCCACCGTCTACGGATCCGGCCGTCGTTTGCCACGGCACCGGTATAGCGCTGTTCCCTCACCCGTACCGCTGCGATCAGTACTTTGTGTGTATTTTTGGCAGTGGAAGCCTGGCGACTTGCGACGGTGGGCTGTTGTTCGATAGGAAATCGATGGTttgcgtgccggccgaaagggTCACCTGCTCGGTCAATTGA
- the LOC109407911 gene encoding integumentary mucin A.1 isoform X1: MWKSFLTILCIAELTAAESTQCSEEFALKHGALFAIPGLCDKYLACARGHLAEFSCPPGAVFDVNSSRCSSDPQAKCAEENWAVADGVCSNLDEALAIPDPHRCTSYVLCLGEFTIAKKCDHGLLFNSLIGICDTAQNVVCDVTCPTEGDEVTYLPDSTGQNCARYHICENGFPQPAECSTMQYFDLVTETCTNPAESSCRVQGVTCSELDESIANPESYTSYYRCEEGFPHLMECDAEHHFFDGQCVPGDCDDFLTDDTEGTTDEGTTSEPVTQSTIATPTESPSTITTGSPPATPEITTESTTTTQSTITMPSTITTELPVTTPEFTTEVSTETQSTIVTPTDSPSTITTELPSTTPELTTEQSTATQSTIGTPTITTELPVTTPEITTILSTETQTPTGTPSTITTPPTTLELTTELSTATQSTIPTPTTESPVATTPENTTPIITSPTPSTITTTSTQTVESSTVTGEATTATTDTPSTDPAVVCQGVDIGIFAHPFNCYQYFVCIFDAGWLFTCGNGQIFDPLLVCVAGDRETCVRS, translated from the exons ATGTGGAAATCATTTTTGACCATACTCTGCATAGCAGAGTTGACGGCAGCAGAAAGTACCCAATGTTCCGAAGAGTTTGCGCTCAAACATGGAGCGTTGTTTGCCATTCCGGGATTGTGCGACAAATATCTGGCATGTGCTCGTGGTCATCTGGCCGAGTTCAGCTGTCCACCTGGAGCGGTGTTCGATGTAAATTCGAGTCGGTGCAGTAGCGACCCTCAAGCCAAGTGCGCAGAAGAAAACTGGGCTGTTGCAGATGGTGTTTGTAGTAATTTAGATGAGGCATTAGCGATTCCGGATCCTCATAGATGCACAAGCTATGTATTGTGTCTAGGCGAGTTCACCATCGCAAAGAAATGTGACCACGGGTTGTTGTTCAACTCGCTAATCGGGATATGTGATACTGCACAGAATGTCGTATGTGATGTTACGTGTCCTACAGAAGGGGACGAAGTGACTTATCTGCCAGATTCTACCGGACAGAATTGTGCTAG GTACCACATCTGTGAGAATGGTTTTCCTCAACCTGCTGAATGTTCGACTATGCAGTACTTTGATCTAGTGACGGAAACTTGTACAAATCCCGCTGAGTCTTCGTGTAGAGTTCAGGGCGTAACATGTTCAGAGCTGGATGAATCTATTGCTAATCCGGAAAGCTATACCAGCTATTACAGATGTGAGGAAGGGTTTCCTCATTTAATGGAATGTGACGCAGAGCACCATTTCTTCGATGGGCAATGTGTTCCTGGGGACTGTGACGATTTTTTAACAGATGACACGGAGGGAACCACAGACGAGGGTACAACATCAGAACCCGTAACTCAGTCGACAATTGCAACTCCAACTGAAAGTCCATCTACCATTACAACAGGTTCACCTCCGGCAACTCCTGAGATTACAACGGAATCTACGACTACCACTCAATCAACCATTACTATGCCATCGACAATCACTACGGAGTTACCCGTAACGACTCCCGAATTCACTacagaagtttctacagaaacACAATCAACTATTGTTACGCCCACTGATAGTCCATCAACTATCACAACAGAATTGCCTTCTACGACTCCGGAACTCACGACAGAACAGTCTACAGCAACTCAATCAACGATTGGTACACCAACTATTACGACGGAATTACCTGTCACAACTCCAGAGATTACCACCATACTATCCACAGAAACTCAAACGCCAACCGGTACTCCATCTACAATCACAACACCTCCCACGACCCTGGAGCTTACAACAGAACTTTCAACAGCTACTCAATCCACCATTCCAACGCCAACCACGGAATCACCGGTGGCCACGACTCCGGAGAACACAACGCCCATCATAACATCGCCAACTCCGTCGACGATTACAACGACTTCTACGCAAACGGTGGAGTCTTCTACCGTAACTGGTGAAGCCACCACAGCCACTACTGACACCCCGTCCACAGATCCGGCAGTCGTATGCCAAGGCGTAGATATCGGCATTTTTGCCCATCCGTTCAACTGTTACCAGTACTTTGTGTGCATTTTCGATGCCGGTTGGCTGTTCACCTGTGGTAATGGGCAGATTTTTGACCCGTTGCTGGTTTGCGTGGCCGGCGATAGGGAGACCTGTGTGCGGAGCTGA
- the LOC109407911 gene encoding integumentary mucin A.1 isoform X2, giving the protein MWKSFLTILCIAELTAAESTQCSEEFALKHGALFAIPGLCDKYLACARGHLAEFSCPPGAVFDVNSSRCSSDPQAKCAEENWAVADGVCSNLDEALAIPDPHRCTSYVLCLGEFTIAKKCDHGLLFNSLIGICDTAQNVVCDVTCPTEGDEVTYLPDSTGQNCARYHICENGFPQPAECSTMQYFDLVTETCTNPAESSCRVQGVTCSELDESIANPESYTSYYRCEEGFPHLMECDAEHHFFDGQCVPGDCDDFLTDDTEGTTDEGSPPATPEITTESTTTTQSTITMPSTITTELPVTTPEFTTEVSTETQSTIVTPTDSPSTITTELPSTTPELTTEQSTATQSTIGTPTITTELPVTTPEITTILSTETQTPTGTPSTITTPPTTLELTTELSTATQSTIPTPTTESPVATTPENTTPIITSPTPSTITTTSTQTVESSTVTGEATTATTDTPSTDPAVVCQGVDIGIFAHPFNCYQYFVCIFDAGWLFTCGNGQIFDPLLVCVAGDRETCVRS; this is encoded by the exons ATGTGGAAATCATTTTTGACCATACTCTGCATAGCAGAGTTGACGGCAGCAGAAAGTACCCAATGTTCCGAAGAGTTTGCGCTCAAACATGGAGCGTTGTTTGCCATTCCGGGATTGTGCGACAAATATCTGGCATGTGCTCGTGGTCATCTGGCCGAGTTCAGCTGTCCACCTGGAGCGGTGTTCGATGTAAATTCGAGTCGGTGCAGTAGCGACCCTCAAGCCAAGTGCGCAGAAGAAAACTGGGCTGTTGCAGATGGTGTTTGTAGTAATTTAGATGAGGCATTAGCGATTCCGGATCCTCATAGATGCACAAGCTATGTATTGTGTCTAGGCGAGTTCACCATCGCAAAGAAATGTGACCACGGGTTGTTGTTCAACTCGCTAATCGGGATATGTGATACTGCACAGAATGTCGTATGTGATGTTACGTGTCCTACAGAAGGGGACGAAGTGACTTATCTGCCAGATTCTACCGGACAGAATTGTGCTAG GTACCACATCTGTGAGAATGGTTTTCCTCAACCTGCTGAATGTTCGACTATGCAGTACTTTGATCTAGTGACGGAAACTTGTACAAATCCCGCTGAGTCTTCGTGTAGAGTTCAGGGCGTAACATGTTCAGAGCTGGATGAATCTATTGCTAATCCGGAAAGCTATACCAGCTATTACAGATGTGAGGAAGGGTTTCCTCATTTAATGGAATGTGACGCAGAGCACCATTTCTTCGATGGGCAATGTGTTCCTGGGGACTGTGACGATTTTTTAACAGATGACACGGAGGGAACCACAGACGAGG GTTCACCTCCGGCAACTCCTGAGATTACAACGGAATCTACGACTACCACTCAATCAACCATTACTATGCCATCGACAATCACTACGGAGTTACCCGTAACGACTCCCGAATTCACTacagaagtttctacagaaacACAATCAACTATTGTTACGCCCACTGATAGTCCATCAACTATCACAACAGAATTGCCTTCTACGACTCCGGAACTCACGACAGAACAGTCTACAGCAACTCAATCAACGATTGGTACACCAACTATTACGACGGAATTACCTGTCACAACTCCAGAGATTACCACCATACTATCCACAGAAACTCAAACGCCAACCGGTACTCCATCTACAATCACAACACCTCCCACGACCCTGGAGCTTACAACAGAACTTTCAACAGCTACTCAATCCACCATTCCAACGCCAACCACGGAATCACCGGTGGCCACGACTCCGGAGAACACAACGCCCATCATAACATCGCCAACTCCGTCGACGATTACAACGACTTCTACGCAAACGGTGGAGTCTTCTACCGTAACTGGTGAAGCCACCACAGCCACTACTGACACCCCGTCCACAGATCCGGCAGTCGTATGCCAAGGCGTAGATATCGGCATTTTTGCCCATCCGTTCAACTGTTACCAGTACTTTGTGTGCATTTTCGATGCCGGTTGGCTGTTCACCTGTGGTAATGGGCAGATTTTTGACCCGTTGCTGGTTTGCGTGGCCGGCGATAGGGAGACCTGTGTGCGGAGCTGA